The Rhizobium sp. BT03 genome has a window encoding:
- a CDS encoding helix-turn-helix transcriptional regulator, with translation MLSHDQIWGAIDRLAERHELTPSGLARRAGLDPTSFNKSKRLSADGRLRWPSTESIAKVLDATGASVEQFLAFLQPDAGFSRKPAGQLAGQPDGAVSPEGSSIPLLGFAQAGAGGFFDDGGFPAGQGWDVVEFPVAPSQKSAVYALEVQGESMMPLYRDGDVLIVEPGAQVRRNDRVVVRTCAGEVMAKVLLRQSPRSIELMSLNPEHPNRTLELSDVDWIARIIWASQ, from the coding sequence ATGCTGTCACACGACCAGATCTGGGGAGCGATCGACAGGCTTGCCGAGCGGCACGAGCTGACGCCATCCGGTCTTGCGCGGCGCGCCGGGCTCGACCCCACCTCCTTCAACAAATCGAAACGGCTTTCCGCCGACGGGCGGCTGCGCTGGCCTTCGACGGAATCGATCGCCAAGGTGCTCGACGCCACAGGGGCGAGCGTCGAGCAATTCCTTGCCTTCCTGCAACCGGATGCCGGTTTTTCCAGGAAGCCGGCCGGGCAGCTGGCCGGGCAGCCCGACGGCGCGGTTTCGCCGGAAGGCAGCTCTATTCCGCTGCTCGGCTTTGCCCAGGCCGGCGCCGGCGGCTTCTTCGACGATGGCGGTTTTCCGGCCGGCCAGGGCTGGGACGTGGTGGAATTCCCGGTGGCCCCGTCGCAGAAATCAGCCGTCTATGCGCTGGAGGTGCAGGGCGAGAGCATGATGCCGCTCTACCGCGACGGCGATGTGCTGATCGTCGAGCCCGGCGCGCAGGTGCGCCGCAACGACCGCGTCGTGGTGCGCACATGCGCGGGCGAGGTGATGGCCAAGGTGCTGCTGCGCCAAAGCCCGCGCTCGATCGAGCTGATGTCGCTCAATCCCGAACATCCCAACCGCACCCTCGAGCTGTCCGATGTCGATTGGATCGCCCGCATCATCTGGGCCAGCCAATAG
- a CDS encoding DUF952 domain-containing protein, with amino-acid sequence MSVTPTLYKIVTETLWQQARQTGIFHGAGIDLKDGFIHFSTAGQVKQTAALHFAGQAGLLLIAVDGGGFGDKLVFEASRGGDLFPHLYADLPLAAVRWEAPLPLDETGAHVFPELQP; translated from the coding sequence ATGAGCGTGACACCGACCCTTTACAAGATCGTGACGGAAACGCTCTGGCAGCAAGCCAGACAAACCGGCATTTTTCATGGCGCCGGCATCGATCTCAAGGATGGTTTCATCCATTTCTCGACGGCAGGCCAGGTCAAGCAGACCGCGGCGCTGCATTTTGCCGGCCAGGCCGGCCTGTTGCTGATTGCCGTCGATGGCGGGGGCTTCGGCGACAAGCTGGTGTTCGAAGCCTCGCGCGGCGGCGATCTCTTCCCGCATCTCTATGCCGACCTGCCGCTGGCGGCCGTGCGCTGGGAAGCGCCGTTGCCGCTCGACGAGACCGGCGCCCATGTCTTTCCGGAGCTGCAGCCATGA
- a CDS encoding quinone-dependent dihydroorotate dehydrogenase gives MIDPFKRLARKGLFLFDPETAHGMSIAALKSGLVPACQITPDPRLSQTVAGLTFENPLGMAAGYDKNAEVPEALLKLGFGFTEIGTVTPKPQSGNPRPRIFRLVEDEAVINRLGFNNEGHEAAFARLAALSGKGMVGVNIGANKDSEDRIADYVAGIRRFHSVARYFTANISSPNTPGLRDLQARESLAALLSSVLAARDEMAATSGRKVPVFLKIAPDLTEEGMDDIAAEALSHALDGLMVSNTTLSRDGLKDQRQAKEAGGLSGVPLFEKSTAVLARMRKRVGPALPIIGVGGVSSAETALEKIRAGADLVQLYSCMVYEGPGLPGDIVRGLSKLLDREKAGSIRELRDSRLDYWAARKV, from the coding sequence ATGATCGATCCCTTCAAGCGTCTCGCCCGCAAGGGTCTCTTCCTGTTCGATCCTGAGACGGCGCACGGCATGTCGATCGCGGCGCTGAAATCCGGCCTGGTGCCGGCCTGCCAGATCACGCCCGATCCGCGCCTCAGCCAGACCGTCGCCGGCCTCACCTTCGAAAATCCGCTCGGCATGGCGGCAGGCTACGATAAGAATGCCGAGGTGCCGGAGGCGCTGTTGAAGCTCGGTTTCGGTTTTACCGAGATCGGCACGGTGACACCGAAGCCGCAATCCGGCAATCCGCGCCCGCGCATCTTCCGGCTGGTCGAGGATGAGGCGGTCATCAACCGCCTCGGCTTCAACAATGAAGGCCATGAGGCTGCTTTCGCGCGCCTTGCGGCGCTGAGCGGCAAGGGCATGGTCGGCGTCAATATCGGCGCCAACAAGGACAGCGAGGATCGCATCGCCGACTACGTCGCCGGCATCCGCCGCTTCCATTCGGTCGCGCGTTACTTCACCGCCAACATCTCCTCGCCGAACACGCCTGGTCTGCGCGACCTGCAGGCGCGCGAAAGCCTTGCCGCACTGCTGTCATCAGTGCTGGCGGCGCGCGACGAAATGGCGGCGACCTCAGGCCGCAAGGTGCCGGTCTTCCTGAAGATCGCCCCCGATCTGACCGAGGAAGGCATGGACGATATCGCGGCGGAAGCGCTGTCGCATGCGCTGGATGGGCTGATGGTCTCCAACACCACGCTGTCGCGCGACGGCCTCAAGGATCAGCGCCAGGCGAAGGAGGCGGGTGGCCTCTCCGGCGTGCCGCTGTTCGAAAAATCGACGGCGGTGCTTGCCAGGATGCGCAAGCGCGTCGGCCCCGCGCTGCCGATCATCGGCGTCGGCGGCGTTTCCTCGGCCGAAACCGCGCTGGAGAAGATCAGGGCGGGCGCCGATCTCGTCCAGCTCTATTCCTGCATGGTCTATGAAGGCCCGGGCCTGCCCGGCGATATCGTTCGCGGCCTCTCGAAACTGTTGGATCGCGAAAAGGCCGGCTCGATCCGCGAGCTGCGCGACAGCAGGCTCGATTACTGGGCAGCGCGAAAAGTCTGA
- a CDS encoding response regulator transcription factor has product MQEQTIIIADDHPLFRDALRQAVIGMEGRQAIVEAGDFAAARKAAGAHAEADLMLLDLAMPGVSGFSGLMALRSEFASLPIIIVSATDDATTIRRALELGASGFISKSAGIDDIRRSIQTVLAGDIATPENYRDGQEQDPDVADLIHRLHTLTPQQSRVLTMLGEGLLNKQIAYELGVSEATIKAHVSAILLKLDVDSRTQAVIQLGKINMAMVA; this is encoded by the coding sequence ATGCAGGAACAGACCATCATCATTGCGGACGATCATCCGCTGTTCCGCGATGCGTTGCGCCAGGCCGTCATCGGCATGGAAGGCCGCCAAGCGATCGTCGAGGCCGGCGATTTCGCGGCCGCCCGCAAGGCGGCAGGCGCCCATGCGGAGGCCGACCTGATGCTGCTCGACCTCGCCATGCCCGGCGTCAGCGGCTTTTCCGGCCTGATGGCGCTGCGCTCGGAATTCGCCAGCCTGCCGATCATCATCGTCTCGGCAACCGACGACGCGACGACGATCCGCCGGGCGCTGGAACTCGGCGCCTCCGGCTTCATTTCCAAATCCGCCGGCATCGACGACATTCGCCGCAGCATCCAGACGGTGCTTGCCGGCGATATCGCCACGCCGGAAAACTACCGCGACGGCCAGGAACAGGATCCCGATGTCGCCGACCTGATCCACCGCCTGCATACGCTGACGCCGCAGCAGAGCCGGGTGCTGACCATGCTCGGCGAAGGGCTTTTGAACAAGCAGATCGCCTATGAGCTCGGCGTCTCCGAGGCGACGATCAAGGCGCATGTCTCGGCGATCCTCTTGAAACTCGACGTCGACAGCCGGACGCAGGCGGTCATCCAGCTCGGCAAGATCAACATGGCGATGGTTGCCTGA
- a CDS encoding CAP domain-containing protein produces the protein MTSIDLSRRSLLILSGLSLAAGIAGCTTTPRLAGTPSNGEDETASVLPLVNQLRAKNGLPPLSSDPAASTAALFQAKRMASAGKMAHLMGLTDSFGARVKASGVRLPAAENIASGQQSVDAVVTAWINSPHHLENMLGRYDGLGVAVAHNASSRNLPYWAMVLSS, from the coding sequence ATGACATCGATCGACCTTTCCAGGCGCAGCCTGCTCATCCTTTCCGGACTTTCGCTTGCCGCCGGCATTGCCGGCTGCACCACCACCCCGCGCCTTGCCGGCACGCCCTCGAACGGCGAGGACGAGACGGCGAGCGTGCTGCCGCTCGTCAACCAGCTGCGGGCGAAGAACGGCCTGCCGCCGCTTAGCTCCGATCCGGCGGCGAGCACGGCCGCGCTCTTCCAGGCCAAACGCATGGCGAGCGCGGGCAAGATGGCGCATCTGATGGGGCTGACCGACAGTTTCGGCGCCCGCGTCAAGGCGAGCGGCGTGCGGCTGCCGGCGGCTGAGAATATCGCCTCCGGCCAGCAGAGCGTCGATGCGGTGGTGACCGCCTGGATCAACTCGCCGCATCATCTGGAAAACATGCTCGGGCGTTATGACGGCCTCGGCGTCGCCGTCGCCCATAATGCATCTTCCCGCAACCTGCCCTATTGGGCCATGGTGCTTTCCAGCTGA
- a CDS encoding class I SAM-dependent methyltransferase → MQPHQLSSGDVIADRRADYARMLDEGGEPEAAAELMEQALELVPGWAAGWYRLASYREKAGRGEAAIEAYRNTLALDPEDIFGAALKLALLGDAATPDRPPSRYVERLFDDYADRFESALVEKLDYTVPQKLAALVASTGRHYACAVDLGCGTGLLGPEIRAGVDRLEGFDLSQNMLAKAAEKGVYDHLAQADLSLAPDLSGLFSDAARHRADLVTAADVLMYLGNLESVFAIIEDLAASGADIAFSVEDAGDSGGFHLAPSLRYAHSEAYVKMLLARHGFEILDIVKTVIRKDGGKPVAGILFLTRKPA, encoded by the coding sequence ATGCAGCCCCACCAGCTTTCCTCAGGCGACGTCATTGCCGACCGCCGCGCCGATTATGCCCGCATGCTCGACGAGGGCGGCGAGCCGGAAGCCGCGGCCGAGCTGATGGAGCAGGCCCTCGAACTCGTGCCCGGCTGGGCGGCCGGCTGGTATCGCCTTGCCAGCTATCGCGAAAAGGCGGGCAGGGGCGAAGCCGCGATCGAAGCCTATCGCAACACGCTTGCCCTCGATCCTGAAGACATTTTCGGCGCTGCCCTCAAGCTTGCCCTTCTCGGCGACGCCGCGACACCCGACCGGCCGCCGAGCCGCTATGTCGAGCGCCTGTTCGACGACTATGCCGACCGTTTCGAATCGGCGCTCGTCGAAAAACTCGACTACACCGTCCCGCAAAAGCTCGCAGCCCTCGTCGCTTCCACCGGCAGGCATTACGCATGCGCCGTCGATCTCGGCTGCGGCACCGGCCTGCTCGGCCCGGAAATACGCGCCGGCGTCGACCGCCTCGAAGGCTTCGACCTCTCGCAGAACATGCTGGCCAAAGCCGCCGAGAAGGGGGTGTATGATCACCTCGCCCAGGCCGATCTCTCGCTTGCGCCAGATCTCTCCGGCCTGTTTTCCGATGCCGCGCGCCATCGCGCCGACCTGGTGACGGCAGCCGACGTACTGATGTATCTCGGCAATCTCGAAAGCGTCTTTGCCATCATCGAAGACCTCGCCGCATCAGGCGCCGACATCGCCTTTTCCGTCGAGGATGCAGGCGACAGCGGGGGTTTCCACCTGGCGCCGTCGCTGCGGTATGCCCATTCGGAAGCCTATGTGAAGATGCTGCTTGCCCGCCACGGCTTCGAAATTCTCGACATCGTCAAGACGGTCATTCGCAAAGATGGCGGCAAACCGGTTGCCGGCATTCTGTTCCTTACGCGCAAGCCGGCCTGA
- a CDS encoding Rrf2 family transcriptional regulator, producing the protein MKMSDGVEQAIHSVAMLSGLSEGGVLSAAALAEFHGVSTSYLLKHLQALSGAGILDTVPGPKGGYRLAKAAEEISLLDILLAVEGPAPAFRCAEIRQRGPNPVSDRFFAKPCNISAAMLRAERVYRAELAKTSIADLGIELNALDDGSIAARGCAFLEIHERKTAR; encoded by the coding sequence ATGAAGATGAGCGATGGCGTCGAGCAGGCCATTCACAGCGTTGCGATGCTTTCCGGCCTTTCCGAGGGCGGCGTGCTGTCGGCCGCAGCCCTGGCGGAATTCCACGGTGTGTCGACGAGCTATCTGCTGAAACATCTGCAGGCGCTGTCCGGCGCCGGCATCCTCGATACCGTGCCGGGGCCGAAAGGCGGATATCGGCTGGCGAAGGCAGCGGAAGAGATTTCGCTGCTCGATATCCTGCTCGCGGTCGAAGGACCGGCACCGGCGTTCCGCTGCGCCGAAATCCGCCAGCGCGGGCCGAACCCGGTTTCCGACCGCTTCTTCGCCAAGCCCTGCAACATCAGCGCGGCGATGCTGCGGGCCGAACGGGTCTACCGGGCCGAACTCGCCAAGACCAGCATTGCCGATCTCGGCATCGAATTGAATGCCCTCGACGATGGATCGATCGCAGCCCGAGGCTGCGCCTTCCTTGAAATCCACGAACGCAAGACGGCTCGCTGA
- a CDS encoding YitT family protein, whose translation MAANAFTGLLNSSADRHSLFDDAQGIVAGSMLAVLGVSLLSGAGLLAGGTAGLAFLAHYATGFSFGLCFFAVNLPFYYLAFRRMGPAFTIKTFAAIALTSVLSEFVPGFIGIGHVNPIAGALFGGLVIGAGMLALFRHRASLGGIGILALYIQDRLGWRAGLVQLGFDCIILALSFLVASPSIIACSVLGAIVFNLTLAINHRKDRYIAV comes from the coding sequence ATGGCAGCCAACGCCTTCACAGGCCTTCTGAACTCCAGCGCCGACCGCCACTCGCTGTTCGACGACGCCCAGGGCATCGTCGCCGGCAGCATGCTCGCCGTGCTCGGCGTATCGCTGCTCTCCGGCGCGGGGCTGCTTGCCGGCGGCACGGCCGGTCTCGCCTTCCTCGCCCATTACGCGACCGGCTTCAGCTTCGGCCTCTGCTTCTTTGCCGTGAACCTGCCCTTCTATTATCTCGCCTTCCGCCGCATGGGGCCTGCCTTCACCATCAAGACCTTCGCCGCCATCGCGCTGACCTCGGTGCTGTCCGAATTCGTGCCGGGCTTCATCGGCATCGGGCACGTCAATCCTATTGCCGGGGCGCTCTTCGGCGGCCTTGTCATCGGCGCCGGCATGCTGGCGCTCTTCCGCCACCGTGCCAGCCTCGGCGGCATCGGCATTCTCGCCCTCTATATCCAGGATCGTCTCGGCTGGCGCGCCGGCCTCGTCCAGCTCGGCTTCGACTGCATCATCCTGGCGCTCTCCTTCCTGGTCGCCAGCCCCTCGATCATCGCCTGCTCCGTGCTCGGCGCCATCGTGTTCAACCTCACGCTCGCCATCAACCACCGCAAGGACCGGTATATCGCAGTCTGA
- a CDS encoding YitT family protein produces the protein MTQLINALGFWNTSATRHAPAEDVQGIFSGSLVAALGLYVLASAGLLTGSTAGVAFLLHYAFGVNFGLAFFLLNLPFFWLSWKRLGMAFTIKTFIAIGLTSVLSDVQSRFFSISSIHPAWAALLGGLLLGFGALALYRHRASLGGVGILGVYLQERFGIRAGLVQLAIDLCVLAAAFLVTTPPTVFYSVLGAVVLNLFVAINHRADRYIAL, from the coding sequence ATGACACAGCTCATCAATGCCCTCGGCTTCTGGAATACCAGCGCCACGCGCCATGCCCCGGCCGAAGACGTGCAGGGCATCTTCTCCGGCAGCCTCGTCGCGGCCCTTGGCCTCTACGTACTCGCCAGCGCCGGGCTTCTGACAGGCAGCACCGCCGGTGTGGCCTTCCTTCTGCATTATGCTTTCGGCGTCAATTTCGGCCTTGCCTTCTTCCTGCTCAACCTGCCGTTCTTCTGGCTGTCGTGGAAGCGACTCGGCATGGCTTTCACCATCAAGACCTTCATCGCCATCGGCCTGACCTCGGTGCTATCTGATGTGCAGTCGCGCTTCTTCTCCATTTCCAGCATCCATCCGGCCTGGGCGGCCCTTCTTGGCGGCCTGCTGCTCGGCTTCGGGGCGCTGGCGCTCTATCGCCACCGCGCCAGCCTCGGCGGCGTCGGCATTCTCGGCGTCTATCTGCAGGAGCGCTTCGGCATCCGCGCCGGCCTCGTCCAGCTCGCCATCGACCTCTGCGTCCTCGCCGCCGCTTTCCTCGTCACCACGCCGCCCACCGTCTTCTATTCCGTCCTCGGCGCCGTCGTCCTCAACCTCTTCGTCGCCATCAACCACCGCGCCGACAGGTACATTGCGCTGTAG
- a CDS encoding thermonuclease family protein — protein sequence MRPAAVFTGLIGMAVVAGLLMAGEARLRGGTAGDETMSAEETATAVDPAATAGEPAVISDDRAEVLAQSAESAAQPPAPPSPGPADGTAPQPAESEPRTETAAGQPASPAVKKPMELARPAVENAGLLSFGERKLQLAGVVPTPADRICGPAGRQWPCGMMAKTALRQLLRNRSIACDLDAAEWKETATAACRLGTQDLGTWLAENGWAEAEAGSPLVSAAEKARQAGKGLYGEDPRRR from the coding sequence ATGCGCCCTGCCGCCGTCTTCACAGGTCTCATAGGGATGGCGGTGGTGGCCGGTCTGCTGATGGCTGGGGAAGCAAGGCTGCGGGGCGGCACGGCCGGGGACGAGACCATGTCTGCCGAGGAGACGGCGACTGCTGTGGATCCTGCCGCTACCGCCGGCGAACCGGCTGTGATTTCGGACGACCGTGCCGAAGTGCTCGCCCAATCTGCGGAATCGGCGGCGCAACCGCCGGCGCCGCCCTCCCCGGGACCTGCCGACGGCACGGCGCCCCAACCCGCAGAGAGCGAGCCGCGGACCGAGACGGCCGCCGGACAGCCGGCAAGTCCCGCCGTGAAAAAGCCGATGGAGCTGGCGCGGCCGGCAGTCGAAAATGCCGGCCTTCTCTCCTTCGGCGAGCGCAAGCTGCAGCTTGCCGGCGTGGTGCCGACGCCGGCCGACCGGATATGCGGGCCGGCTGGCCGGCAATGGCCCTGCGGCATGATGGCCAAGACCGCGCTGCGCCAGCTGTTGCGCAACCGCAGCATTGCCTGCGATCTTGATGCGGCCGAATGGAAGGAAACGGCGACCGCCGCCTGCCGGCTCGGCACGCAGGATCTCGGCACATGGCTTGCCGAAAACGGCTGGGCCGAGGCAGAGGCGGGTTCGCCGCTTGTGTCAGCCGCAGAAAAGGCCAGGCAGGCGGGAAAGGGTCTTTACGGCGAGGATCCGCGCCGGAGATGA
- a CDS encoding transporter substrate-binding domain-containing protein, with the protein MIESKQAFPILRALLAFGLFLGALFSGLAASAQQAAPSLPLLFDARERLAKPDLSSLVRLRFLTSVDFPPFNFTDQNGKLSGFNVDLAREICSELEISDKCQIQAIPFADLKDALAASQGDAVIAGLAVTPELRRRFVFSRPYLMLPARFVRNLAVPFDGKTAAALSNHPVGVVKGTVHEAMLAAFFPAIKAQAFDTKDALLAALKERKVDAAFADALQLSFWVSSPASVKCCALFDGPYLSEHFLGEGMTIMLRQKDSVLTAAIDHALATLSRNGRLQEIYLRYFPYGLY; encoded by the coding sequence ATGATCGAATCCAAACAGGCATTTCCGATTCTGAGGGCTCTTCTCGCGTTCGGCCTGTTTCTGGGCGCATTGTTCTCCGGCCTTGCCGCCTCCGCCCAGCAGGCAGCACCGTCGTTGCCGCTGCTTTTCGACGCCCGCGAGCGCCTGGCGAAGCCCGATCTCTCCTCGCTGGTCCGCTTGCGCTTCCTGACCTCGGTCGATTTTCCGCCGTTCAATTTCACCGATCAGAACGGCAAGCTTTCCGGTTTCAACGTCGATCTCGCTCGCGAAATCTGCAGCGAGCTGGAGATTTCGGACAAGTGCCAGATTCAGGCGATCCCCTTTGCCGACCTCAAGGATGCGCTCGCCGCCTCGCAGGGCGATGCCGTGATCGCCGGTCTTGCCGTGACGCCGGAGCTGCGCCGGCGGTTCGTTTTCTCCCGGCCGTATCTGATGCTGCCGGCCCGCTTCGTGCGCAATCTCGCCGTGCCGTTCGACGGCAAGACGGCTGCCGCGCTTTCCAATCATCCGGTCGGCGTGGTCAAGGGCACGGTGCACGAGGCGATGCTGGCCGCCTTCTTCCCGGCGATCAAGGCCCAAGCCTTCGACACCAAGGATGCCCTGCTTGCGGCGCTGAAGGAGCGCAAGGTCGATGCCGCCTTTGCCGATGCGCTGCAGCTTTCCTTCTGGGTCTCCTCGCCGGCCTCGGTCAAATGCTGCGCCCTGTTCGACGGTCCCTATCTTTCCGAGCATTTCCTCGGCGAGGGCATGACGATCATGCTGCGGCAGAAGGACAGCGTGCTGACGGCAGCGATCGACCACGCGCTCGCCACGCTGTCGCGCAACGGCCGTCTCCAGGAAATCTATCTGCGCTATTTTCCCTACGGGCTTTACTGA
- a CDS encoding MATE family efflux transporter, whose translation MDTRGNDNRFAFEVTHRLVLSIAIPMTLGFMTTPMLGLTNTAVVGHMGDPQALAGLAIGAMLFDLILGSFNFLRASTTGLTAQAYGRRDQHEQQAVFSRAMISALGSGLALLCLSPLLMAAGLRLMGAHGAIAEATSTYFSIRILAAPAALANYAILGFVLGRGQGKIGLLLQAIINGINILLSIYLGLTLGWGVAGVAWGTMAGETAGALTGLFIVLSGFAKADRPAWAEIFSRHRLAELFALNRDILIRTFVLIGAFTIMTRIGTSFGAVTLAANAVLMNFVLLSSYYLDGLANAAEQITGRAVGARYRPAFDRGLKLTILWSFGLAAIVSAFFFLAGSWLISVLTTSPEVRQAAATYLPWAAVTGLTGALAFLMDGVFIGATWSAEMRNRMLMSFAGYLLMLAIFVPLFNNHGLWLAMNAFLLFRGFFLAVLVKPRADQTFRAAQ comes from the coding sequence ATGGACACGCGCGGTAACGACAACAGGTTCGCTTTCGAGGTGACGCACCGGCTGGTGCTGTCGATCGCAATACCGATGACGCTCGGCTTCATGACGACGCCGATGCTCGGGCTGACGAATACTGCCGTCGTCGGTCATATGGGCGACCCGCAAGCGCTGGCGGGACTGGCGATCGGCGCCATGCTGTTCGATCTCATCCTGGGCAGTTTCAACTTCCTGCGCGCCTCGACCACCGGGCTGACGGCGCAGGCCTACGGCCGGCGCGATCAGCACGAGCAGCAGGCGGTCTTCTCCCGGGCGATGATTTCGGCGCTCGGCAGCGGGCTGGCGCTGCTCTGTCTTTCGCCGCTGCTGATGGCGGCCGGCTTGCGGCTGATGGGCGCGCACGGAGCGATCGCGGAGGCGACCAGCACCTATTTCTCGATCCGCATCCTCGCCGCGCCGGCAGCGCTCGCCAATTACGCCATCCTCGGCTTCGTGCTCGGGCGCGGACAAGGCAAGATCGGGCTGCTGCTGCAGGCGATCATCAACGGCATCAACATCCTGCTGTCGATCTATCTCGGCCTGACGCTCGGCTGGGGCGTGGCCGGCGTCGCCTGGGGAACGATGGCCGGCGAGACGGCCGGCGCGCTCACCGGGCTGTTCATCGTGCTCAGCGGCTTTGCCAAGGCCGATCGGCCGGCATGGGCGGAGATCTTTTCGCGGCACCGGCTGGCGGAGCTTTTCGCGCTCAACCGCGACATCCTGATCCGCACCTTCGTGCTGATCGGCGCCTTCACCATCATGACGCGGATCGGCACCAGCTTCGGCGCGGTGACGCTTGCCGCCAATGCGGTGCTGATGAATTTCGTGCTGCTCTCCAGCTATTATCTCGACGGGCTGGCCAATGCCGCCGAGCAGATCACCGGCCGGGCGGTCGGCGCGCGCTACCGGCCGGCCTTCGACCGCGGGCTGAAGCTGACGATCCTGTGGTCCTTCGGACTGGCGGCGATCGTTTCCGCCTTCTTCTTCCTCGCCGGATCCTGGCTGATCTCGGTGCTGACGACTTCGCCCGAGGTGCGGCAGGCGGCAGCAACCTATCTGCCCTGGGCGGCGGTGACCGGGCTGACCGGCGCGCTCGCCTTCCTGATGGACGGGGTCTTCATCGGCGCCACATGGTCGGCCGAGATGCGCAACCGGATGCTGATGTCCTTTGCCGGCTATCTCCTGATGCTCGCCATCTTCGTGCCGCTCTTTAACAATCACGGCCTGTGGCTTGCGATGAACGCCTTCCTGCTCTTCCGCGGCTTTTTCCTCGCAGTGCTGGTCAAGCCGCGCGCCGATCAGACTTTTCGCGCTGCCCAGTAA
- a CDS encoding tellurite resistance TerB family protein codes for MNKPLSAHDALIYVMVMASAVDSTMNDREMTRIGQLIGFLPVFKDFDDDRLISIARDCASLLAGPEGLDVVLETVRDTLPAKLYDTAYALAVEVASADLSVKAEELRLLSLLRDRLGLDKLTCAAIERSAIARFRKG; via the coding sequence ATGAACAAGCCGCTTTCCGCCCATGATGCGCTGATCTACGTGATGGTGATGGCCTCAGCCGTCGACAGCACGATGAACGACCGGGAGATGACGAGGATCGGCCAACTGATCGGATTCCTGCCGGTTTTCAAGGATTTCGATGATGACAGGCTGATATCGATCGCACGCGACTGCGCCTCGCTGCTGGCAGGGCCTGAGGGCCTCGACGTCGTTCTCGAAACCGTGCGCGACACCCTGCCGGCAAAACTCTACGACACGGCCTATGCGCTGGCCGTCGAGGTGGCCTCCGCCGATCTCTCCGTGAAAGCCGAGGAACTGCGGCTGCTCAGCTTGCTGCGCGACCGGCTCGGCCTCGACAAGCTCACCTGCGCGGCGATCGAGCGCAGCGCGATTGCCCGCTTCCGCAAGGGCTGA
- a CDS encoding DUF6460 domain-containing protein, which yields MSDQVNRFLGDSFARTVIKLVVVSLIVGFVMTVFGLTPWNIIYGFRDFILEIWHRGFSALGRVGDYLLLGATIVIPLFVILRLFSYRR from the coding sequence ATGTCCGATCAGGTGAACAGGTTCCTCGGCGATTCCTTCGCCCGCACAGTGATAAAGCTTGTCGTCGTGTCGCTGATCGTCGGTTTCGTCATGACCGTCTTCGGCCTGACGCCGTGGAACATCATCTATGGATTCCGGGATTTCATCCTGGAAATCTGGCATCGGGGTTTTTCGGCGCTCGGGCGCGTCGGCGACTATCTCCTGCTCGGGGCGACGATCGTCATCCCGCTCTTCGTCATCCTTCGCCTTTTCAGCTATCGCCGGTAA
- a CDS encoding carboxymuconolactone decarboxylase family protein: MQPRFNFAKAAPDAYKAVAALEQYVQTSGLERRFIHLIKLRASQINGCAYCVDMHVKEARHDGLSEQWINLMCVWRESPIYDARERALLGWVDAVTNLAKSGAPDADYEALKAHFSEEEMTKITVAIGAINIWNRLAVGFRSQHPIDAAVKAA, encoded by the coding sequence ATGCAACCGCGTTTCAATTTCGCCAAAGCCGCCCCCGATGCCTACAAGGCGGTCGCCGCACTCGAGCAATATGTCCAGACCAGCGGGCTGGAGCGCCGCTTCATCCACCTGATCAAACTGCGCGCCTCGCAGATCAACGGCTGCGCCTATTGCGTCGACATGCATGTGAAGGAAGCCCGCCATGACGGGCTCAGCGAGCAGTGGATCAACCTGATGTGCGTCTGGCGGGAATCGCCGATCTATGACGCCCGCGAACGCGCGCTGCTCGGCTGGGTCGATGCGGTGACCAACCTTGCCAAGTCAGGCGCACCGGATGCCGATTATGAGGCGCTGAAGGCGCATTTCTCCGAGGAGGAAATGACCAAGATCACCGTGGCGATCGGCGCGATCAACATCTGGAACCGTCTTGCCGTCGGCTTCCGCTCGCAGCATCCGATCGATGCGGCGGTGAAAGCGGCTTGA